A genomic segment from Synergistaceae bacterium encodes:
- a CDS encoding amidohydrolase, protein MATLFKDVLILDGSRTKAERVHMLVSKGRIAEIIDSSKTPPSADKIISGHGRMAVIPGFVNAHTHAAMILLRGLGEESPLMEWLQTKIWPVEEKLTPDYIYWGTLSAMLEMLETGTTCFADMYFAMERVADAALSAGMRAALSRGITAGAPGKIERSLQNNLDLAEKYHGREGLITVQLGPHAPYTVPIESMKLISDSAKSHGLGVHFHFLETQGELDNLGMSPEKYLNESGLIDVPYLALAHAVYLDPDINLDSNNITLIHNPCSNLKLASGIMPLSKWLDRDFPVALGTDGASSNNRLDMWEEMRTAALLHKGVNRDPVCVPAVDVLRMATYEGARAFGFAKKGMIREGWYADLVLVNLDKPHYIGVNPENLAAYIVYAGSSADVAGTMINGKWLYKNGEFPTLDREEILQKARDSREAITK, encoded by the coding sequence ATGGCGACACTATTTAAAGATGTATTAATTCTTGACGGTTCACGGACAAAGGCCGAACGTGTTCACATGTTAGTATCAAAGGGGAGAATCGCGGAAATTATTGACTCCTCAAAGACTCCTCCGAGCGCAGATAAAATTATTTCAGGTCATGGAAGAATGGCAGTAATTCCGGGATTTGTGAACGCTCATACTCATGCGGCGATGATTTTATTACGCGGACTCGGTGAAGAATCCCCGTTAATGGAATGGCTGCAGACTAAAATTTGGCCTGTTGAAGAAAAATTAACGCCCGATTATATTTACTGGGGTACTTTGTCGGCAATGTTAGAAATGTTAGAGACCGGCACGACATGTTTTGCTGATATGTATTTCGCTATGGAGAGAGTAGCCGATGCTGCTTTAAGTGCGGGAATGAGAGCGGCTTTATCTCGCGGAATAACAGCAGGAGCCCCCGGAAAAATTGAGCGTTCACTGCAAAATAATTTAGACCTCGCAGAAAAATATCATGGCCGTGAAGGTTTAATAACTGTACAGCTTGGCCCTCATGCGCCTTACACTGTGCCGATTGAGTCAATGAAGTTAATTAGCGACTCGGCAAAATCTCACGGGCTCGGCGTTCACTTCCATTTTTTAGAGACTCAAGGCGAACTTGATAATCTAGGAATGTCCCCCGAAAAATATTTAAACGAGTCAGGGCTTATTGACGTGCCTTATTTAGCTCTTGCTCATGCTGTATATTTAGATCCTGATATAAATTTAGACTCGAATAATATCACGCTGATTCATAATCCATGCAGTAATTTAAAACTTGCAAGCGGTATAATGCCTCTTTCTAAGTGGCTTGACAGGGACTTCCCTGTAGCGCTCGGAACTGACGGGGCATCAAGTAATAACCGGCTCGACATGTGGGAAGAAATGCGGACAGCTGCATTATTACATAAGGGAGTAAATCGCGATCCTGTGTGTGTTCCTGCTGTTGACGTGTTGAGAATGGCAACATATGAGGGAGCTCGTGCGTTCGGATTCGCAAAAAAAGGAATGATTCGTGAAGGCTGGTACGCTGATTTAGTGCTCGTTAATCTTGATAAGCCTCACTATATCGGAGTAAATCCTGAAAATTTAGCGGCCTATATAGTTTATGCGGGAAGCTCGGCGGACGTAGCAGGAACTATGATTAATGGCAAGTGGCTATATAAGAACGGCGAATTCCCGACTCTTGACCGTGAAGAAATTCTACAGAAGGCACGGGACTCAAGAGAAGCTATCACGAAATAA